One Mycobacterium sp. 050128 genomic window carries:
- a CDS encoding enoyl-CoA hydratase/isomerase family protein: MAQTPTTSQSTPLPPDGDWLGTPYLSFERQGPIAVCTIDRPGARNALTPAMYFGIRYAVGLVNSDPGLAGLLITGTGDVFAPGGDMTGGGGVDDWITFGAALGMDVTPFDAVRTSAKPIVSAVNGLCQGGGMQIALCSDLSVVSERATFRVPELFRGYADTYYSQMLLRLVGPVRTRDLMFTGRVLTAQEALDWGLVTRVVPHDDLFDVARDLLAQSCRTAPRARNVIKSSIDSYLGLYDRIGMTSSLMDAEAREGVRAFKERRSPDWVHPELRTEGRL, encoded by the coding sequence GTGGCGCAGACCCCGACGACATCGCAGAGCACGCCCCTGCCCCCGGACGGGGATTGGCTGGGCACCCCGTATCTGTCGTTCGAGCGTCAGGGACCGATCGCGGTCTGCACGATCGATCGTCCCGGGGCGCGCAACGCGTTGACGCCCGCGATGTACTTCGGAATCCGTTACGCCGTAGGCCTTGTCAATTCGGATCCCGGCCTGGCCGGGCTGTTGATCACCGGCACCGGGGACGTGTTCGCGCCCGGTGGTGACATGACCGGCGGGGGAGGCGTCGACGACTGGATCACCTTCGGCGCCGCACTGGGCATGGACGTCACCCCGTTCGACGCCGTGCGGACCTCGGCCAAACCGATCGTCTCCGCGGTCAACGGGCTATGCCAGGGCGGCGGCATGCAGATCGCGCTCTGCAGCGACTTGTCCGTCGTGAGCGAGCGGGCGACCTTCCGGGTGCCTGAGCTGTTCCGTGGCTACGCCGACACCTACTACAGCCAGATGCTGCTGCGCCTGGTCGGGCCGGTGCGCACCCGCGATCTGATGTTCACCGGCCGGGTGCTCACCGCCCAGGAAGCACTCGACTGGGGTCTGGTGACCAGGGTGGTGCCCCACGACGATCTCTTCGACGTGGCCCGTGACCTGCTTGCACAAAGCTGCCGGACCGCACCGCGCGCCCGCAACGTCATCAAGTCCAGCATCGACAGCTATCTGGGCCTGTATGACCGCATCGGCATGACCAGCAGCCTGATGGACGCCGAGGCGCGCGAAGGGGTCCGCGCGTTCAAGGAGCGACGCTCGCCGGACTGGGTGCATCCGGAGTTGCGGACCGAGGGACGCCTTTAG
- a CDS encoding MBL fold metallo-hydrolase — translation MGEVVDAKRRDGAIAVLGGPTTVIDIAGRRIVMDPTFDPPGPHDYLNKLTGPAVSADDLGQVDVVLISHDEHPDNLDDAGRRMAQAAPLIVTNPGAAGRFGPPAVGLQPWQSYYLPGGPGRVAAQAVPAVHGPADGMRNMEGHVNCEVTGFVLYGPGLPTIYLSGDNASMSAVAEVADRIGEIDVAVLFAGAAIVPAKERGRPLTLTSARAAAAAEVLGVKVVIPAHVDGWAHFSEGPSELAAAFDQAGIKRVLHTAPHGEWIDLKID, via the coding sequence ATGGGCGAGGTAGTCGACGCGAAGCGACGGGACGGCGCGATCGCGGTGCTGGGTGGCCCCACGACGGTGATCGATATCGCGGGCCGCAGGATCGTGATGGACCCGACCTTCGACCCGCCCGGCCCGCATGACTACCTGAACAAGCTCACCGGGCCGGCCGTGAGCGCCGACGACCTCGGGCAGGTCGACGTGGTGCTGATCAGCCACGACGAACACCCCGACAATTTGGACGACGCCGGACGGCGGATGGCGCAGGCCGCGCCGCTGATCGTCACCAATCCCGGTGCCGCCGGCCGCTTCGGCCCGCCGGCGGTGGGGCTGCAGCCGTGGCAGTCGTATTACCTGCCGGGTGGACCCGGACGCGTTGCGGCACAAGCAGTTCCGGCCGTACACGGTCCGGCCGACGGGATGCGCAACATGGAGGGCCACGTCAACTGCGAGGTCACGGGTTTCGTGCTGTACGGGCCGGGGCTGCCCACCATCTATCTCAGCGGGGACAACGCCTCGATGAGCGCGGTCGCCGAGGTGGCCGATCGCATCGGCGAGATCGACGTCGCGGTGCTGTTCGCGGGCGCCGCGATCGTGCCGGCCAAGGAGCGCGGGCGTCCGCTAACCCTGACCTCGGCGCGCGCCGCCGCGGCCGCCGAGGTGCTCGGCGTCAAGGTGGTGATCCCGGCCCACGTCGACGGCTGGGCCCATTTCAGCGAGGGCCCGAGCGAATTAGCCGCGGCATTCGACCAGGCGGGCATCAAGCGAGTGCTGCACACCGCTCCGCACGGCGAGTGGATCGACCTGAAGATCGACTGA
- a CDS encoding RidA family protein, which translates to MSRPFESVNTGVAARIGRYADAVRVPAGSEVIYTSGTPGLRPDGTLPKDFTEEATQAWRNVEEALSRAGARLSDVVSVRQWLIDAADIPAYAAVRSSVIRHEPVFMLAVVPALVWPDIRVEVEVTAVRRSAML; encoded by the coding sequence ATGAGCAGGCCGTTCGAATCCGTCAACACCGGCGTCGCCGCACGCATCGGCAGGTACGCCGACGCGGTACGCGTACCCGCGGGCTCTGAGGTCATCTACACCTCCGGCACGCCCGGGCTGCGTCCCGACGGAACGCTGCCCAAGGACTTCACCGAAGAAGCCACCCAGGCGTGGCGCAACGTCGAGGAAGCGCTGAGCCGGGCCGGGGCGCGATTGTCCGACGTCGTCAGCGTGCGGCAGTGGTTGATCGACGCGGCCGACATTCCGGCCTATGCCGCGGTGCGCTCGTCGGTGATCAGACACGAACCCGTGTTCATGCTCGCGGTGGTCCCGGCGCTGGTCTGGCCGGATATCCGGGTGGAAGTCGAAGTCACCGCGGTCCGCCGATCCGCGATGTTATAG
- a CDS encoding long-chain-fatty-acid--CoA ligase, which translates to MPPADVSTGTTETLVGMVEQHAAHRPDDVAIHFGERQWSWAQWASRIRQTAGALRAAGLRRGQVVAFLDKNHPACLETLLAATSIGAVSTIVNWRVIGDELVHVLNDSGAQVLVVGAELAPAVEAIRAKVSGVQRVIVVGGAEDEYESLVAAAPPVEVDPEVADTDAAITIYSSGTTGRPKGVQLTQRALVNHIINLSPPFPFSDGDANLVAMPLFHVGGIAYAFFGIRAGAPTFLTREPEAATLIGAVKAGATHAFLVPPVIARFLDAGEAAIRAMSALRYLVYGAAPMPVPLLQRALAAWPEMNFVQVYGQTELCGAIAALDADDHRNSSRPELLMSAGKAAQGNEIRIVDPESGEQLPHGESGEVWVRSDQRMIGYLNRPEATADTITADDWVRTGDIGRLDADGYLFIEDRLKDMIITGGENVYGPEVESVLLEHPGIADAAVIGVPDDRWGESVKAIVVGPGLEPAEIIEFCRQHMAGYKCPRTVDFVDELPRNASGKILKNQLREPYWKDRARKV; encoded by the coding sequence ATGCCACCAGCCGACGTCAGCACCGGCACGACGGAGACGCTCGTCGGCATGGTCGAGCAGCACGCGGCGCACCGACCCGACGACGTGGCGATCCACTTCGGTGAGCGGCAGTGGTCGTGGGCACAGTGGGCGTCGCGTATTCGCCAGACGGCCGGCGCGCTGCGAGCCGCGGGTTTGCGGCGCGGCCAGGTGGTGGCATTCCTGGACAAGAATCACCCCGCCTGTCTGGAAACCCTGCTGGCTGCCACGTCGATCGGCGCGGTGTCCACGATCGTCAATTGGCGGGTGATCGGCGACGAGCTCGTCCACGTGCTCAACGACAGCGGCGCGCAGGTGCTTGTCGTCGGTGCCGAGCTGGCGCCGGCGGTCGAGGCGATCCGCGCGAAGGTGAGTGGCGTGCAGCGCGTCATCGTGGTGGGCGGCGCCGAGGACGAATACGAATCCCTGGTCGCCGCAGCACCACCCGTCGAGGTTGATCCGGAGGTCGCCGACACCGACGCCGCGATCACGATCTACAGCTCCGGCACCACCGGTCGCCCGAAAGGCGTTCAGCTGACCCAGCGGGCCCTGGTCAATCACATCATCAATCTGTCGCCGCCCTTTCCCTTCTCGGACGGCGACGCCAACCTCGTTGCCATGCCGCTGTTCCACGTCGGTGGTATCGCGTATGCGTTCTTCGGTATCCGGGCGGGCGCACCGACGTTCCTGACCCGCGAGCCCGAGGCCGCGACGCTGATCGGCGCCGTGAAAGCCGGTGCGACGCATGCATTCTTGGTGCCGCCGGTGATCGCCCGATTCCTGGACGCCGGCGAGGCGGCGATCCGCGCGATGTCGGCTCTGCGCTACCTGGTCTACGGCGCGGCCCCGATGCCGGTGCCGCTGCTGCAGCGCGCGCTCGCGGCCTGGCCCGAGATGAACTTCGTGCAGGTCTACGGACAGACCGAGCTGTGCGGCGCGATCGCGGCGCTCGACGCCGACGACCACCGCAATTCCAGCCGGCCCGAACTGCTCATGTCGGCCGGAAAAGCCGCTCAGGGCAACGAGATTCGCATTGTCGATCCCGAGTCGGGTGAGCAGCTGCCACACGGCGAGTCCGGCGAGGTTTGGGTGCGCAGCGATCAGCGCATGATCGGCTACCTGAATCGGCCCGAAGCCACCGCCGACACCATCACCGCCGACGACTGGGTGCGCACCGGTGACATCGGACGTCTCGACGCCGACGGCTACCTGTTCATCGAGGACCGGCTCAAGGACATGATCATCACCGGGGGCGAGAACGTGTACGGGCCCGAGGTGGAAAGCGTGCTCCTCGAGCATCCCGGGATCGCCGACGCCGCAGTCATCGGGGTGCCCGACGACCGATGGGGCGAGTCCGTCAAGGCGATCGTCGTCGGCCCCGGCCTGGAACCCGCCGAGATCATCGAGTTCTGCCGCCAGCACATGGCCGGCTACAAGTGCCCGCGGACGGTCGATTTCGTCGACGAGCTGCCCCGCAACGCCAGCGGCAAGATTCTGAAAAACCAGCTCCGCGAACCATATTGGAAGGATCGCGCCCGCAAGGTATGA
- a CDS encoding SDR family NAD(P)-dependent oxidoreductase, which produces MVNVDRARHRTVVVTGAASGIGLATARRLIAEGATVIGADLASPPDLGPDFHFVTADVTEETAIQAVFAAVPGRLDGVFHAAGVAGGGPVHLLDRAEWDRVIGINLTGTFLVAKAALAKMIEQDRVDGERGSIVTVASIEGLEGTAGGSSYNAAKGGVVLLTKNIALDYGPSGIRANVICPGFIDTPMAQSVFGLPGMEGPLASITEEHALQRLGRPEEVAAVAAFLLSLDGSFVSGQAIAVDGGYTAGRDHGVVKLFGFPD; this is translated from the coding sequence ATGGTCAATGTTGATCGCGCTCGTCACCGCACTGTCGTCGTGACGGGTGCGGCGTCGGGCATCGGCCTGGCTACCGCGCGGCGCCTGATAGCCGAAGGCGCCACCGTGATCGGAGCCGACCTGGCATCCCCGCCGGACTTGGGACCCGACTTCCACTTCGTCACGGCCGACGTGACCGAAGAGACGGCCATCCAGGCCGTGTTCGCCGCCGTGCCGGGCCGCCTCGACGGCGTCTTCCACGCGGCCGGTGTTGCCGGCGGCGGCCCGGTCCATCTACTCGACCGCGCGGAGTGGGATCGAGTGATCGGGATCAACCTCACCGGTACCTTCCTGGTCGCCAAGGCGGCCCTGGCCAAGATGATCGAGCAGGACAGGGTCGACGGCGAACGCGGCTCGATCGTGACCGTCGCCAGCATCGAGGGACTGGAGGGCACCGCGGGCGGCAGCTCCTACAACGCGGCCAAGGGTGGAGTGGTGCTGCTCACCAAGAACATTGCGCTCGATTACGGCCCGAGCGGCATCCGGGCAAACGTGATCTGTCCGGGCTTCATCGACACACCGATGGCCCAAAGCGTTTTCGGGCTGCCGGGAATGGAGGGCCCGCTGGCCTCGATCACCGAGGAGCACGCGCTGCAACGGCTCGGCCGGCCCGAGGAGGTCGCGGCCGTGGCGGCGTTCCTGCTATCGCTCGACGGGTCATTCGTCAGCGGCCAGGCCATCGCCGTCGACGGCGGCTACACCGCGGGTCGCGATCACGGTGTCGTCAAACTCTTCGGCTTTCCCGACTAG
- a CDS encoding catalase family peroxidase, which produces MVTPDEAIEAIRGTGGAQPGARALHAKGTLYRGTFTATRDGATLSRAKHLDGSEVPALVRFSNGSGNPKQPDGSPGVRGMAVKFTLPDGSTTDVSTQTARLFVSSKPEGFVDLLKAMRPSLTTPLRMAKYFVTHPRLLGALPVLRDANKVPASYATIEYHGLHAFRWISADGNARFVRYHLIPAAGESYLSGADARGAAPDFLTEELNTRLAQGPVRFDYRVQIAGPQDSTIDPSAPWRSAETVTVGTLEITGLDTQREHDGDIVVFDPMRVTDGIEPSDDPVLHFRSLAYSASVKLRTGVGRGSEAPPA; this is translated from the coding sequence ATGGTCACTCCTGACGAAGCGATCGAGGCGATTCGAGGTACCGGGGGAGCCCAACCCGGCGCTCGGGCGCTGCACGCGAAAGGCACGCTGTACCGCGGCACATTCACCGCTACCCGGGATGGGGCGACCCTGTCCCGGGCAAAGCATCTCGACGGCAGCGAAGTTCCGGCGCTGGTCCGGTTCTCCAACGGATCGGGCAACCCGAAGCAGCCCGACGGCTCGCCGGGAGTGCGCGGGATGGCGGTGAAATTCACCCTGCCCGACGGATCCACCACCGACGTGTCGACCCAGACGGCCCGGCTGTTCGTCTCCAGCAAGCCGGAGGGTTTCGTCGATCTGCTCAAGGCGATGCGGCCCAGCCTGACGACACCGCTGCGAATGGCGAAGTACTTCGTCACCCATCCGCGACTGCTCGGCGCGTTGCCGGTGCTGCGCGACGCCAACAAGGTACCGGCCAGCTACGCCACCATCGAGTACCACGGCCTGCATGCGTTCCGGTGGATCAGCGCCGACGGCAACGCCAGATTTGTTCGCTACCACCTGATCCCGGCCGCGGGCGAGAGCTACCTCTCGGGCGCCGATGCCCGCGGTGCGGCCCCGGACTTCCTGACCGAAGAGCTGAATACGCGCCTGGCACAAGGGCCGGTCCGGTTCGACTATCGCGTGCAGATCGCCGGGCCGCAGGACTCGACGATCGACCCGTCGGCGCCGTGGCGAAGCGCCGAGACGGTCACCGTCGGCACCCTGGAAATCACCGGACTCGATACCCAGCGCGAACACGACGGCGACATCGTCGTTTTCGACCCGATGCGAGTGACCGACGGCATCGAACCATCCGATGACCCCGTGCTGCATTTCCGAAGCCTCGCGTACTCGGCGTCGGTCAAGCTGCGCACCGGTGTGGGGCGCGGCTCCGAAGCGCCTCCGGCCTGA
- a CDS encoding sulfite exporter TauE/SafE family protein, whose protein sequence is MLASHVILIGLAGIAAGAINALVGSGTLITFPTLVALGYPPVTSTMSNAVGLVAGGVSATWGYRAELDGQWDRLRWQIPASLAGAALGAYLLLHLPEKVFIEVVPALLVLALLLVVAGPRIQSWARRRAEAQGRSADHVSPVRMALLVFGTFAVGVYGGYFTAAQGILLVGVMGALLPESMQRMNAAKNLLALVVNIVAAVGYTLVASDRISWSVAAIIAASSLVGGLVGAKYGRRLSPNALRSTIVVVGLIGLYRLLAV, encoded by the coding sequence GTGTTGGCTTCGCATGTCATTTTGATCGGCCTGGCCGGGATCGCCGCCGGCGCAATCAATGCGCTCGTCGGATCGGGGACCTTGATCACGTTCCCGACGCTCGTCGCCCTGGGCTATCCGCCGGTCACCTCCACGATGTCGAACGCCGTCGGTCTGGTCGCCGGCGGTGTCTCGGCCACCTGGGGTTACCGCGCCGAGCTGGATGGTCAGTGGGATCGATTGCGTTGGCAGATCCCGGCGTCGCTGGCCGGTGCCGCGCTGGGCGCGTACTTGCTGCTGCACCTGCCCGAGAAGGTATTCATCGAAGTGGTGCCGGCGCTGCTGGTGCTGGCCCTGCTGCTGGTGGTAGCCGGGCCGCGGATTCAATCCTGGGCGCGCCGTAGGGCCGAGGCCCAGGGTCGTTCCGCCGACCACGTCTCGCCGGTGCGGATGGCGCTGCTGGTGTTCGGCACGTTTGCCGTCGGGGTCTACGGCGGGTACTTCACCGCCGCGCAAGGCATCTTGCTGGTCGGCGTGATGGGGGCACTCTTGCCGGAGTCGATGCAGCGCATGAACGCGGCGAAGAATCTGTTGGCCCTCGTCGTGAATATCGTTGCGGCGGTGGGTTATACGTTGGTGGCATCGGACCGCATCAGTTGGTCGGTGGCCGCGATCATCGCCGCGAGTTCGCTGGTCGGTGGATTGGTCGGCGCGAAGTACGGCCGCCGGTTGTCGCCGAACGCGTTGCGCTCCACGATCGTGGTGGTGGGGCTGATCGGGCTGTATCGCCTGTTAGCGGTGTAG
- a CDS encoding glutamate--cysteine ligase 2 — protein MQHLPSFGVEEEFLLVDPETGEPAPSNNDVAAQAQRRGIALQLELSSCQVETASSVATSSAELRAELTLLRRTAAQAAEASGVRLLALGLPPVTPHEFPITETERYQRIGEEFGMIAHEQGICGCHVHVEVPSRAAAIKVSNWLRPWLPSLLALSANSALYRSTDTGYASWRSILWRRWPAAGPPPFFASPEQYDRTVRMLLDGGVILDPKMIYWDVRPSAQLPTVEVRVADVPATVEETVLLATLIRAAVMTALKVDGRGDDGGRLPPAALRAAYWKAAHDGLSGHLLDSANQHRAVPARQQLDALVQRVRPALDELGEYDRATAELDRILAQGNGAMRQRKVWQQRGDMMDVIDYAAAATAG, from the coding sequence ATGCAACACCTACCCAGCTTCGGTGTGGAGGAGGAATTTCTCCTCGTTGACCCCGAAACGGGCGAACCGGCCCCATCCAATAACGACGTGGCCGCGCAGGCCCAGCGCCGGGGGATCGCGCTGCAGCTGGAGTTGAGCAGCTGCCAAGTCGAAACCGCCTCCAGTGTGGCCACGAGCAGCGCGGAACTGCGTGCGGAACTCACGCTGCTGCGGCGCACCGCGGCGCAGGCGGCCGAGGCCAGTGGCGTGCGGCTGCTGGCCCTGGGGCTCCCTCCGGTCACACCGCACGAGTTCCCGATCACCGAAACCGAGCGTTATCAGCGGATCGGGGAAGAGTTCGGGATGATCGCGCACGAGCAAGGCATCTGCGGGTGCCACGTGCATGTCGAGGTACCCAGCCGGGCTGCCGCCATCAAGGTCAGCAACTGGCTACGACCGTGGCTACCGTCTTTGCTTGCGCTGTCCGCGAATTCGGCGCTGTACCGCAGTACCGACACCGGCTATGCGAGCTGGCGCAGCATCCTGTGGCGACGCTGGCCGGCCGCCGGGCCGCCGCCGTTCTTCGCCTCACCGGAGCAGTACGACCGCACCGTGCGGATGCTGCTTGACGGCGGAGTGATCCTGGATCCCAAGATGATCTATTGGGACGTGCGCCCGTCGGCGCAGTTGCCGACGGTCGAGGTGCGAGTGGCCGACGTACCGGCGACGGTCGAGGAGACGGTGCTGCTGGCCACCCTGATCCGGGCCGCGGTGATGACGGCGCTGAAGGTGGACGGCCGCGGCGACGACGGCGGCCGATTGCCACCGGCGGCGCTGCGGGCGGCGTATTGGAAGGCCGCCCACGACGGACTGTCGGGACACTTGCTCGACTCGGCGAACCAGCACCGCGCGGTGCCGGCTCGTCAGCAGCTCGATGCCCTGGTGCAACGGGTGCGTCCGGCGCTCGACGAACTCGGCGAATACGACCGTGCCACCGCCGAACTCGACCGCATCCTGGCGCAGGGCAACGGTGCGATGCGGCAACGCAAGGTCTGGCAACAGCGCGGCGACATGATGGACGTCATCGACTACGCCGCCGCGGCCACGGCAGGCTGA
- a CDS encoding anti-sigma factor antagonist (This anti-anti-sigma factor, or anti-sigma factor antagonist, belongs to a family that includes characterized members SpoIIAA, RsbV, RsfA, and RsfB.): MKTTADHAPPTSGPRLMLSTRLVYELGDPHSTLRATTDRRGAAVIIYAGGEIDACNEQTWRHLVNEAAGVVASPGPLIVDVTGLDFMACCAVEVLADAAAALRRRGIELRLVSPQRIVFRIVDACGLSGMLPVYPTVDSALAR; this comes from the coding sequence ATGAAGACAACTGCAGATCATGCTCCCCCCACGTCGGGCCCGCGGCTGATGCTCAGCACGCGACTGGTCTACGAGCTCGGCGACCCGCACAGCACGCTGCGGGCGACCACGGATCGCCGCGGCGCGGCCGTGATCATCTATGCGGGCGGCGAGATCGACGCCTGCAATGAGCAAACCTGGCGCCATCTGGTCAACGAAGCTGCCGGTGTCGTCGCGTCCCCCGGCCCCCTGATCGTCGACGTCACCGGACTGGATTTCATGGCTTGCTGCGCGGTCGAGGTGTTGGCCGACGCGGCAGCAGCCCTGCGCCGGCGCGGAATCGAACTGCGGCTGGTCAGTCCGCAGCGGATCGTTTTCCGAATCGTCGACGCGTGTGGGCTCAGCGGCATGTTGCCCGTCTACCCGACCGTGGACTCAGCGCTGGCTCGTTAG
- a CDS encoding TetR/AcrR family transcriptional regulator → MENSDIVPAAPSARERILNAAYELFSQRGIRAVGTDEVIDRAGAAKATLYRHFATKNDLVLAVLERREEIWTHGLIEAQSEQRGTTPEEQLLAIFDVMHEWFQLRDGFEGCSFINVLLELGADHPAGQASIAHIDHVRDIVRRRALAAGLTDVEDFASSWHILMKGAIVLAAVGDLEAARRAQKMAIVLIEQHRPAAVIETEEATG, encoded by the coding sequence ATGGAAAATTCCGACATCGTGCCGGCCGCTCCGTCTGCCCGTGAACGGATCTTGAATGCGGCATATGAGCTGTTCAGCCAGCGTGGGATTCGTGCTGTCGGCACCGATGAGGTGATCGACCGCGCCGGCGCGGCCAAGGCGACGCTGTACCGGCATTTCGCGACGAAGAACGACCTCGTGCTGGCCGTCCTGGAGCGCCGCGAAGAGATCTGGACGCACGGGTTGATCGAGGCCCAGTCGGAGCAACGCGGCACGACGCCGGAGGAACAGCTGCTGGCGATCTTCGACGTGATGCACGAGTGGTTTCAGCTTCGCGACGGCTTTGAAGGCTGCTCGTTCATCAACGTGCTGCTCGAGCTGGGCGCCGATCACCCCGCCGGGCAGGCCAGCATCGCGCATATCGACCACGTCCGCGACATCGTGCGCCGCCGCGCGCTGGCCGCCGGTCTCACCGACGTCGAGGACTTCGCCTCGTCATGGCACATCCTGATGAAGGGGGCCATCGTTCTCGCGGCTGTGGGTGACCTGGAGGCTGCTCGGCGCGCGCAGAAGATGGCCATTGTTCTGATTGAGCAACACCGCCCGGCGGCCGTGATCGAGACAGAGGAAGCGACCGGCTAG
- a CDS encoding DedA family protein: MNVEALLQSIPPLAVYLVVGGVVGVESLGIPLPGEIVLVSAALMSSHHDLAVNPIGVGVAAVIGAVIGDSIGYSIGRRFGMGLFDKLGQRFPKHFGPGHVMLAERLFDRWGIRAVFFGRFIALLRIFAGPLAGALKMHYKRFLAANVSGAICWAGGTTALVYFAGMAAERWLERFSWVALVIAIIVGLIAAILLRERTSRAIAELEAEYEQKTGSTAADAA, from the coding sequence ATGAACGTCGAGGCTTTGCTGCAGTCCATCCCGCCGCTCGCGGTCTACCTCGTGGTCGGGGGTGTGGTCGGGGTGGAAAGCCTGGGTATCCCGCTTCCGGGCGAGATCGTTCTGGTCAGCGCGGCGCTGATGTCGTCCCATCACGACCTTGCCGTCAACCCGATCGGTGTGGGCGTCGCCGCCGTGATCGGCGCGGTGATCGGCGACTCGATCGGCTACTCGATCGGGCGCCGATTCGGCATGGGGCTCTTCGACAAGCTGGGCCAGCGCTTCCCCAAGCACTTCGGCCCGGGGCACGTCATGCTGGCCGAGCGATTGTTCGATCGCTGGGGAATCCGCGCGGTGTTCTTCGGGCGCTTCATCGCCCTGCTGCGGATCTTTGCCGGGCCCTTGGCCGGCGCGCTGAAAATGCACTACAAGCGCTTTCTGGCCGCCAACGTGTCGGGCGCCATCTGCTGGGCGGGCGGCACGACCGCGCTGGTCTATTTCGCGGGAATGGCCGCCGAACGATGGCTGGAGCGGTTCTCCTGGGTCGCCCTCGTCATCGCGATCATTGTCGGCCTGATCGCCGCAATCCTGCTGCGCGAACGCACATCCCGCGCGATCGCCGAACTCGAGGCCGAATACGAGCAGAAGACCGGAAGCACGGCCGCCGACGCTGCTTGA
- a CDS encoding SGNH/GDSL hydrolase family protein yields MYGAMRAGYSRFVALGDSQTEGLWDGDETTGLLGFADRLAVMLDTLYPGLQYANLAVRGKKLGDVLTEQIPPALAMKPDLITICAGMNDVIQPGRQFPRALAELDYVYAALARSGATVVTTTFPNVAQFLPFGRIVSKRLTRMNNAITVASARYGFKLIDLYNAASMRDWDTWSYDRVHASSKGHILFAAAAAEALNLPDSSHDWAAAHPNPTQLSIADGAYGKLRWTQDNFFPWLWRRMRGLSAADGRFPKRPELEPVSGPHDAAPRGDIAARGGRPSGILDP; encoded by the coding sequence GTGTACGGAGCTATGCGGGCCGGATACTCCAGGTTCGTCGCCCTCGGCGACAGCCAAACCGAAGGTCTTTGGGACGGTGACGAAACCACCGGCCTCTTGGGCTTTGCCGATCGACTCGCCGTCATGCTCGATACGCTCTACCCCGGGTTGCAATACGCCAACCTCGCGGTCCGCGGCAAGAAGCTTGGCGACGTACTCACGGAGCAAATTCCACCCGCGCTGGCGATGAAGCCGGATTTGATCACCATCTGCGCCGGGATGAACGACGTCATCCAGCCCGGGCGACAATTCCCGCGAGCGCTGGCCGAGCTCGACTACGTCTATGCGGCGCTGGCCAGATCGGGCGCGACGGTGGTAACCACGACCTTCCCGAACGTCGCTCAATTCCTGCCGTTCGGCCGCATCGTGTCCAAACGGCTGACCCGGATGAACAACGCGATCACCGTCGCCTCCGCCCGCTACGGATTCAAGCTCATCGACCTGTACAACGCGGCCTCGATGCGCGATTGGGACACCTGGAGCTACGACCGCGTGCACGCGTCCTCCAAGGGCCATATCCTGTTCGCCGCCGCAGCCGCCGAGGCCCTCAATTTGCCTGACAGCAGCCATGATTGGGCCGCAGCGCACCCCAATCCCACGCAGCTGTCCATCGCTGACGGCGCCTACGGCAAACTGCGCTGGACACAAGACAATTTCTTCCCCTGGTTGTGGCGACGGATGCGCGGCCTGTCCGCGGCCGACGGCCGATTCCCTAAGCGGCCCGAGCTGGAACCGGTCAGCGGTCCGCACGACGCCGCGCCCAGGGGCGACATTGCGGCACGGGGCGGACGTCCGTCAGGCATCCTTGACCCATGA